The following proteins are co-located in the Manihot esculenta cultivar AM560-2 chromosome 7, M.esculenta_v8, whole genome shotgun sequence genome:
- the LOC122724020 gene encoding uncharacterized protein LOC122724020: MTRSEHRDTLPFDPEIELTLRRLRKQAAEASSEATEFYQQAAPMAEPIPQDAAPNGLAIQNQIVQENPANRPQEQRERTMGELATPVGDYAPLCITYPPLTVPFELKTENSVKGQFGENFPKTALLEQRMRKGF; this comes from the exons atgaccagatctgaacacagggacacactgccctttgatccagaaattgaactcACTCTCAGAAGACTTAGAAAGCAAGCCGCAGAAGCTTCATCTGAAGCAACCGAATTTTACCAACAAGctgcaccaatggctgaacctatTCCACAAGATGCTGCCCCAAATGGACTTGCTATCCAGaaccaaatagtccaagaaaatccagcaaataggcctcaagaacaaagagaaagaactaTGGGAGAATTGGCAACCCCTGTAGGTGACtatgcaccactttgcatcacctacccacctctgacagttccctttgaactgaagacag aaaatagtgtaaaaggacaatttggagaaaatttccctaaaactgccttattggaGCAAAGAATGAGGAAAggattttga